The following proteins are co-located in the Candidatus Nitrotoga sp. AM1P genome:
- a CDS encoding pirin family protein, with protein sequence MKSILGVYNAPSPHWVGDGFPVRSMFSYQSHGKQLSPFLLLDYAGPTEFSSVDRPRGIGSHPHRGFETVTIVYEGEVAHRDSTGQGGVIGPGDVQWMTAGAGILHEEFHSEAFTRSGGMLEMVQLWVNLPVKDKMTAPGYQAILNRDIPAIALPDGAGTVRVIAGDYKGHAGPAHTFTPMNVWDLRLNQGGVCELSVPDGWNSALIVLRGTVLVNDSAIAREAQLVLLDRAGSTVSIEANNGAVALLLSGEPIDEPIVGQGPFVMNSQEEIVQAITDFNSGRFAQIPHN encoded by the coding sequence ATGAAAAGTATCCTCGGCGTTTACAACGCGCCCAGCCCGCATTGGGTCGGAGACGGTTTTCCCGTTCGTTCGATGTTTTCTTACCAGAGTCATGGGAAGCAGCTAAGTCCATTTCTGCTACTGGATTACGCCGGCCCGACCGAGTTCAGTTCTGTAGACCGTCCGCGCGGAATAGGTTCGCACCCACATCGTGGCTTCGAAACCGTCACCATTGTTTACGAGGGCGAGGTTGCGCACCGCGACTCTACAGGTCAAGGTGGTGTGATCGGTCCCGGAGATGTGCAATGGATGACGGCTGGTGCCGGCATTCTGCACGAAGAATTTCATTCCGAGGCGTTCACTCGTTCCGGCGGCATGTTGGAAATGGTGCAATTGTGGGTGAACCTACCGGTCAAGGATAAAATGACCGCGCCGGGTTACCAAGCTATCCTCAATCGCGACATTCCGGCTATCGCTCTGCCTGACGGCGCTGGCACGGTGCGGGTGATTGCAGGTGACTACAAGGGGCATGCCGGCCCAGCGCATACCTTCACGCCCATGAACGTGTGGGATTTGCGTCTGAATCAGGGCGGTGTCTGTGAGTTGTCCGTGCCGGATGGCTGGAACTCGGCGCTCATCGTTTTGCGAGGCACGGTATTGGTCAACGACAGCGCCATCGCACGCGAGGCGCAGCTGGTGCTACTGGATCGCGCAGGAAGCACCGTGTCTATCGAAGCAAACAATGGCGCGGTGGCGTTGCTGCTTAGCGGCGAGCCGATTGACGAACCGATCGTCGGGCAGGGGCCGTTCGTGATGAATAGTCAAGAGGAGATTGTCCAGGCTATCACAGACTTCAACAGCGGGCGCTTCGCGCAGATTCCTCACAATTAA
- the rpsP gene encoding 30S ribosomal protein S16, whose protein sequence is MVIIRFARGGSKNRPFFNVVVADSRNRRDGRFIERVGFYNPVAQEGPEGMRLQLDRVAFWQEKGAQLSDAVAKLVKRAGAAAKA, encoded by the coding sequence ATGGTTATTATTCGATTTGCACGTGGCGGTTCCAAGAACCGCCCGTTTTTTAATGTGGTTGTGGCCGATTCACGCAATCGCCGTGATGGTCGATTCATCGAGCGCGTTGGTTTTTATAACCCGGTTGCTCAGGAAGGTCCTGAAGGCATGCGCCTTCAACTGGATCGTGTGGCTTTCTGGCAAGAAAAAGGCGCGCAACTGAGCGATGCCGTTGCCAAGCTGGTCAAGCGCGCTGGTGCCGCAGCAAAAGCATAA
- the rimM gene encoding ribosome maturation factor RimM (Essential for efficient processing of 16S rRNA) has translation MIVMGRVAGAQGILGWVKIKTYTESVDSLADYPIWWLGDEKRPWCEITVETFAVHSKGLVAKFQGSDDRTTAEKYKGLLVAVPRSSLPQQLEDEYYWSDLIGLTVVNLDGACLGVVDNLMDTGANQVLCVLESLSKRNRGELLIPFIASVIQQVDLTEKVIRVDWSADWAAKR, from the coding sequence ATGATAGTTATGGGGCGCGTGGCAGGTGCGCAGGGAATTCTCGGCTGGGTTAAGATTAAAACTTACACCGAGTCCGTGGATAGTCTTGCTGATTATCCCATTTGGTGGCTGGGAGACGAGAAACGTCCTTGGTGTGAGATAACTGTGGAAACTTTTGCTGTACACAGCAAAGGCTTGGTCGCCAAATTCCAAGGTAGTGACGATAGAACTACCGCCGAAAAATATAAAGGCTTGCTGGTGGCAGTGCCGCGCAGCAGTCTGCCTCAACAGCTTGAGGATGAATATTATTGGTCCGATTTAATCGGGCTAACGGTGGTTAATCTCGATGGCGCATGTCTGGGAGTGGTGGACAACCTTATGGATACCGGTGCTAATCAGGTGTTGTGTGTGCTGGAAAGCTTATCCAAAAGAAATCGAGGGGAATTACTAATCCCGTTTATCGCCAGCGTAATCCAGCAAGTGGACTTGACGGAAAAAGTGATACGTGTCGATTGGTCAGCTGATTGGGCAGCAAAACGCTGA
- the ffh gene encoding signal recognition particle protein gives MLDNLTQRLSGVIKTLRGQARLSESNIQDALREVRLALLEADVALPVVKEFTAQVKQAALGQEVLSSLTPGQALIGIVHRELTKLMGEHNDALNLTTVPPAVILMAGLQGAGKTTTSGKLAKLLREQIKKKVLLVSCDVYRPAAIEQLRTLAQQLDIDFFASDISQKPRDIALAALDYARKHHHDVLIVDTAGRLAINAAMMEEIQQLHAALNPIETLFVVDAMTGQDAVNTAKAFGEALPLSGIILTKLDGDARGGAALSVRHITGKPIKFVGVSEKLNGLEAFHPERMASRVLGMGDVLSLIEDAHREIDHAEAEKLAKKIKSGHGFDLNDFKMQIVQMRKMGGMSALMDKLPAQLGQAAAGAKMDDRSVNRTEGIINSMTMQERSHPELIKASRKRRIAAGAGVQVMHVNQLLSQFEQTQKMMKMFSKGGLGKMMRGMKGMLPGKR, from the coding sequence ATGCTAGACAACCTTACACAACGCCTTTCGGGCGTTATAAAAACCCTGCGGGGACAAGCACGCTTATCTGAAAGCAACATTCAGGATGCCTTGCGTGAAGTACGCTTAGCCCTACTGGAAGCGGACGTGGCGTTGCCCGTGGTTAAAGAATTCACTGCCCAGGTGAAGCAGGCTGCGCTGGGACAAGAAGTGTTGAGTAGTCTGACGCCGGGACAAGCATTGATTGGTATCGTACATCGCGAGCTGACCAAGCTGATGGGTGAACACAACGATGCGTTAAATCTCACCACTGTGCCGCCGGCCGTGATTCTGATGGCAGGTTTACAGGGCGCAGGCAAGACGACCACGAGTGGAAAACTTGCCAAATTGCTGCGCGAGCAGATAAAGAAAAAAGTGCTGCTGGTTAGTTGCGATGTGTACCGTCCTGCCGCTATCGAGCAATTGCGTACCTTGGCACAGCAACTGGACATCGATTTTTTCGCCTCTGACATCAGCCAGAAGCCGCGCGATATAGCACTGGCGGCGCTTGATTACGCGCGTAAACATCACCACGATGTGCTAATTGTGGATACTGCGGGTCGTCTTGCAATCAATGCCGCAATGATGGAAGAAATTCAGCAATTGCACGCTGCCCTTAATCCAATTGAAACCCTGTTCGTTGTGGACGCCATGACCGGCCAGGACGCCGTGAATACCGCAAAGGCATTTGGCGAGGCATTGCCGCTAAGCGGTATTATCCTCACCAAACTGGACGGTGATGCGCGGGGCGGTGCGGCTTTGTCAGTACGGCACATCACCGGCAAACCGATCAAATTCGTTGGCGTAAGCGAAAAGCTCAATGGCCTGGAAGCTTTCCACCCAGAACGCATGGCTTCGCGCGTGCTGGGCATGGGTGATGTATTGTCGCTGATTGAAGATGCTCACCGTGAGATTGATCATGCCGAAGCTGAAAAACTGGCCAAGAAAATAAAGAGCGGTCACGGATTTGATCTCAACGATTTCAAGATGCAAATTGTTCAAATGCGCAAAATGGGTGGCATGTCCGCCCTGATGGATAAACTACCCGCACAACTTGGTCAAGCTGCCGCAGGCGCCAAGATGGACGACCGCTCTGTCAATCGCACTGAAGGCATCATTAATTCAATGACAATGCAAGAACGTTCCCATCCAGAACTCATTAAAGCTTCACGTAAGCGCCGCATCGCCGCCGGAGCGGGAGTTCAGGTAATGCACGTCAACCAGTTATTAAGCCAGTTCGAACAAACGCAAAAGATGATGAAGATGTTCAGCAAGGGCGGCCTAGGTAAAATGATGCGCGGTATGAAGGGCATGTTGCCCGGCAAACGTTAG
- a CDS encoding cytochrome C assembly family protein yields the protein MKSKTSWLKMSNLPLYVITFLAYSVLAVHFWRAQSTGNIDVLNRGMIGHTVLLPLALHAYLLYSNIFSGGDLNLGLINALSLILWLTMLVYWVARFFYPIASLQTLVLPLAAGGALLPVLFPATHPLTNNLSFILEAHILAAMLAYSLFTIAVLHAGLMSLVEKRLHQATLPRVLQGLPPLLTMETLLFRIIGAGFVLLTLTLASGIIFSDQLFGTPWQFNHKMLFGFISWCVFAVLLLGHHYQGWRGRTAVRWTMSGFIFLLLAYLGTKFVLEVLLHR from the coding sequence GTGAAGTCTAAAACATCCTGGCTAAAAATGTCGAATCTTCCGCTTTATGTAATCACCTTTCTTGCGTACAGCGTGTTAGCGGTTCATTTTTGGCGTGCGCAATCTACTGGGAATATAGATGTCTTAAACCGTGGAATGATTGGCCATACCGTATTGCTGCCGCTAGCGCTCCATGCATACCTGCTGTATAGCAATATATTCAGTGGGGGTGATCTGAACTTAGGGTTAATTAATGCGCTATCGTTGATCTTGTGGCTGACCATGCTGGTGTATTGGGTAGCACGTTTTTTTTACCCGATTGCCAGCCTGCAAACTTTAGTGTTGCCTCTGGCAGCAGGAGGTGCGTTACTGCCGGTGCTGTTTCCTGCGACCCATCCGCTAACGAACAATCTTTCATTTATCCTGGAAGCGCATATTCTGGCAGCAATGCTTGCCTACAGTCTGTTCACCATTGCGGTGCTGCATGCGGGCCTGATGTCCCTAGTGGAAAAACGCCTGCACCAGGCTACGCTACCGCGTGTGCTGCAAGGCTTACCACCATTGCTCACCATGGAAACCTTATTATTCCGCATTATCGGCGCAGGCTTTGTGCTGCTCACCCTGACATTGGCGTCAGGTATTATTTTTTCCGATCAGTTATTTGGCACGCCGTGGCAATTCAATCACAAAATGTTGTTCGGCTTCATTTCATGGTGTGTGTTCGCAGTGTTATTGCTGGGTCACCATTATCAAGGCTGGCGCGGACGTACAGCGGTACGGTGGACAATGAGCGGTTTCATTTTTTTGCTGCTCGCCTATCTAGGTACTAAATTCGTGTTGGAAGTATTACTGCATCGTTAG